A window of Populus trichocarpa isolate Nisqually-1 chromosome 17, P.trichocarpa_v4.1, whole genome shotgun sequence genomic DNA:
tcatgtttctaAAATGCAACGCTCAATTTTACTGGTTTTGGATGGATTTCTCTTTGATTGCAAATGGAAAGTTGGCCTAGCTGGAATTAGACTTTTTACATATCTGTTGAGTTTCTGCAAGTCCAAGATGGCTTTTGcaacccagtaaaaaaaaaaaaaagatggcttttgatttgattttggagAGATTATTATTTTGGGGCTGCCATCATGAAACTTTACCTTATGTTATAAGTACATATAAAATTGTCTGCTAGAAATATGCTTTTACATGAATTTAATCATGTTCGGGTAATTAGGCCACTCCATTAGTTGAGGAATATGGTGATTTCACTGATGCAGTGAGGATTTGCACCTCAATGGTAAACGGTAAATTAGCAGTTGCACTGCTGCACTATTTATGTTTACTCTTCACATCCTCTATGTGGACTGtggttcttttccttttccatttcatcccttcttctcatttgattttgttggcGTATCAGACACTTGGGTTGTTATTGCTAAGTTTACAGCAGCACATTGTTTAGCTCTCTCTATCTTGTGAACGAGCCAAAGTTATTGTCATGTTATGATGCTGGTAATATCAGAATACGATCAATTATTCATGCTATGCCTCTCAACTAGATTAAATGGGTTCAGATTGTATGAAATTTCCTGTCCCTCCAGTAGAAGTGTTGCATGCACTGAATTTGTGTTTGAATAGCCTCTAAGAGGGCGCCATGAAAGTGAAGCGCTCAGATTATGTTGACGAGCTTGAGGGTTTGTTTTTCTCaaggtttattttgatttcttgtaGAATGATTAATTGGGGAAGACTATAAGATCTCATCACATTGTTGGGAAAGATCGAAAGTTATTTCTTCCCTCAGAAGTAATAGCACCGAAATCTTTGGTCGACGGGTTGCAAGAGTGGGATCTGACTTGCATAGAGACTGGAGTTTTCTAGGAGGTTCAAGAATTGTCATCCATCCAAAACTTACTAATTTCCTCGTCTATCGAAAAAGCTCAGGAGTAAATGCATCATGTCATTCTTTGTTTTAGCCAGTTGTCCTAGTTATTCAACATATATGATGTTTATATTTCATGAGAAGTTTCGAgcatttcttttcttccattttttatttgcttatttgGATTCTATATGATACATTGCTGAAGGTCTCCAATATTTAAATGCTTGAAGATTTGTCTGGTTTGTGTACATTTTAACTGTGCAAACtttctggttttcttttcttccccaAGATGAATTTGGGACTGCCTttccttttttcaaaaaaaaaagaaaggaaggaaggaagagaaatagaaatctattttttaagaaattatcttATTGTAACTCATCTTTTCCCTCCTATTGTGCTTGGACTCTGTTCCTGCTCATTTCTGAATGTAACCTAATTTTAGCTCGACTCCCTGCTGTTTTCTATGAAAAACATTTCTGGCTATCAGGGTCAGATGCTTGAATTATGTGCTGCTTTAAGATGTTTGAGGTCGATTACTTGGTTCGAATTATTTAGAAAACATAGATAAGCTGTTGTCAAATGGTGATTTGGCTCATGACAGTCAACTTATAGAGCATCCCAATTCTttagcatttttgttttgttatgacTGACTGATTATGCCTGTACTTGATCTCCTCTAGAATTAGTTGTTATCATAGCCTCAGAAATGAGGGACTTTGTTGGTTCATAATCTATCACAAATACCAAATGGAGACTTATGGTCAGGTAGCAATAGTTTTGTATCTCCTCTTGGATATTTTctgggtgacgcatggataaAACCAGGTTTTTCTGTCTGTCACTGCTAAGAGTCCACAACTTATTTCTTTCAAATGCGGTGCCGCTAGCAACATCTATGAACTTTAAGTCTCTGTCTTGTAGATgtcatttcttattattttcttgctttataTTGTAGGGTTGACAAGTTCTCAGATCGCAAGCAGTGTTTTTACTTTGGGAACAGCAGCTGTTCTCCCATTTTACACACTTATGGTTGTAGCTCCTAAAGCTGAAGTGGTATGCTTTCTGTGCTTGTTAGGGATGTCATATGTATGCTCTCCCTTATCTCTCTTTTAAGTCACATAGTATCTGTTCATTGTGTATGAATATTCAACTTCCTTAATTTCACTGATTTTGCACAGAAATCTTACGTTTGACTTAGTTGTTGCTACAATTATATTCTGTTTTGAATCCTGATTTTTAAGATGTTGGgggtttttattcttaaattatgTACTCTTAATAAATATCGTCCACTATCAGTCACAACGCTTTTGTtgagtcttttttcttttcttgcaacTAGCACTTCTGATAAATTACAAgtcaaggttttttttctctctggaGTTGCTGAATCCCGTGTTGACCTTTAACTTCTGTCTGCATGTGATTTTCCTTGTAAGCTCGTTGATCACACGCCTTTTTTTCAAACAATCAACATAACTTGTTAAATTTGTTCACACTGCAGACTAGAAAGTCTATGGAAAGTAGCATTCCATATGTTGTCCTGGGACTTCTGTATGCATTTCTATTATACCTGTCTTGGACACCTGAGACCTGAGACAATACATCTGATTTTTGCGAGCAAATACTGGTTGCCAGAGGTATGAAATAttcatgcatttaaaaaaaaatgaagcagaTGTGTGTTTGTTGTGAAAGGTTAATGGAAACTTCTATCTGATTTCTGCATGTAGCTGCCTGGTATAGAAAAGATTTTCTCCAGTGAGATGACATTAGCTTCAGCATGGATTCATTTGTTAGTTGTAGATCTATTTGCTGCAAGGTCTATCTCTTGATTCCCCCtctccttctttctcttttgcacTTCTAACACTTCTGCCATTGTGATTATCCAGGCAGGTGTTTGATGATGGACTAGAAAACGAAGTTGAGACTCGGCATTCAGTTTCTCTTTGCCTGCTCTTTTGCCCGATTGGAATCGTCACTCATGTCATCACTAAAGCACTAACCAAAAGTGCCGGAACTAGTAGACATGGCATGTAATTCATGATTGACTGGTGCtgaaataatcaaatcaatttgtagggtgctggaaaaaaaatggatttccctatgtgaaaaaaaatactacggATCAAATCAGCCTTTCATGAACTTGTTCTCTGCCAAActttcgttttcttttatcATCAAATATTACATGACTTGGTATTTGTCTCTACCGGGGATCAAGCTATCACAATATGGATgaacatatattatttcttcCTTAAGTTGCACCCCAAACTTTTGATCCATCTTCTCTTTAGCCAAAGCAATGAGGGCTAGCATGTCTTGAGAAGTTGAACCACAAGCATTTTTGAAGAAGTTCGAAATCATTGCTCCACCTACTCTGAAACCtttttctcaatcaactcaGCTGCTGCAACTCCAAATTCAGATGCATTTGTAAACACCGAGCCAGCACTACACTCGCTTAGTGGTTGAGTTCTCCTCCTGCAAATGAAACCATGCTAAGCATCATTTATTAAGCAAATACAAAACACGACAATTTCTTGTCATGGCTACCTATCAGAGTCTTCTTGTTGCCTTATTCTTGCTGTTCTTGAGCCCTGCAGTTGGAAAGTTACTGCAGCAATAGGTGCATAGTCCTTCATGTCTTGAAACGGAGAACATGGCAGCCAAACTTCAGATCAATCCTCTTTAAGAGTCTGACACTTCCCTTCAGCTGTAACAATGTCAACAATTTCAATGGCACCAGCAATCTTCTTcgtttggcaaaaaaaaaataaaaaatgtcaacCTCTTCAGTTACTTTCACAAAGGCATGTAAAAGTAGTTAAAGATTAGAGCTATGGAATTACCTGCCCAATAGCTCCAGTATTCATGCAAGCAGCTCCACCTACAGTCCTAGGAATTGCTCCTGCAAATTCAAGACCTGTAAAACCTTCGTTGCAACATTGTCGAATGAATCAAAATCCGCTTCCAACACTATAAACTTCATGCTCTATCTTGTCCAAGAACTCAATCCGATTCTATACGACACAACCATCAAACCCCAGATCGTCAAAGAGACAGATTGAACCTTTACCAATAATAAACTGTCTGATGGAATGTTGATGACAGTATCTGCACTCTTCTAACCATTAAGAAAGTATATACTGTTGCACGAGAAATAAAGATCATATGGCAGTTGAGAGATAGAGATAAAGAAAGAGACCTGAGAGCAGAAGCAAGCTGGTTATGgtaaaaaacttcaacaaagtAGTTACAAGGGCCACCATTGCCCCCAGGTGCTGAGATCCttcaacaatttttattttttttatgattttaattctcatttacttgttttttatttttattttagatttttttatataaatttatgaacttaaatttttttaatttagtccttcaattcaatatttgatgataATTCAAGTTTTGGcccttaatattttagttttaaatttttattcttgatatctttatcaaattttaatttatttctaattttattattgaattcataattttaattttttttttaattttatcactcCGGtttactgatatttttttatattttttttgttcattaattttttttctaattttttttcatccttttctaGAGATGGACAGTCAGTAttcttttttcccattttttacCTATGATGTGGAGccgttattattattattattattttaaatacacTTATATCGTTTAGCCAATCATCCttttatgcttaaaaaaaaaacaggccgGCGAAGCACAGGCAGGCGATCTAGTGGTGACCCATTGTAAAGCACAAGCTTCTCACTATTTGTAATGTGGTACTGTCACCGGTAGCATTGTGTAGTCAAGGCTGCTTCCATTTGCTCAGTCTTTCTTCTCGATCAATTTCACGTCATTAGGCTatcttattaatttcttttggtAGTGCCACCTGTCAGGGCTGATTGAGGCATAGTTATAGAATCCGGTATTGCTAGATAAGTTAAACTTGGGAGCCCACTGATGTGGGATATAACATGGTCTAAGTCAGAGagataatctattttttttttaaaatatagttttatatttttttattttaaaaaaaattatatcgacCTAAGTCATCTTACTCGACCCACATCCTAGATCTTGAATCAGCTCCATCATGAGTTGGATCTTCTAACTATGGAtttgaagattttaaaaaacaaaattgcatgtttttttaatattagaaaaaaaacatggttttaaaaagaaatagtaaaataacacaGTTTATATATGTTGCGATTGAAAAACACGATATTCAAGCTTGTCGCTATTCATAATCacgttatttttattaaaaaaaatgtgaatggAGATACACAAGAGGAGAGAagagggataaaaaaaacctaaagacaCATTGAAACTCGAATTATAACATTACTGGTACTATAAAAAAGATCTTAACGAGAAGAATCCAACGACACCaataaatatcatcaacaatGATCCAAGTGTGTTACACTTCACGTCCAGAGAAGGTGAGTGGCTCTCTTGCCTTTGGTGGCATGTGTGTCCCACTCGAGTAATCGTTTGGTGCGTTAGATTTATCTCATcgagatttttttatggtacCGATGGTATCATAATCGAAGCTTTGGTGCATCTCttgtgtctttttatttttcctttttttatttctctctctctcctctctctctttaaaaattataatgaagagaggagaaaaaaagaagaccaTGGACTCACATTGAAACTCCAACTATTATATTATCAGTATCATTGAAAAGATCTTTACGAAACGAATCCAATGACATTAATAAAGTTCACCAAAGATGAACGAGTGAGTTACACTTGTCGTCAAAGATAAATGAGTCACTTGCTGTCTTTGAGTGGCAAGTGTGATACACTCGGGTCATCGTTTGTgacttttcttgattttattggaTTCGTCtcgttgagatttttttaatagtaacaataatataataatcggAGCTTCGGTATGTTTTCATgatcactatttttattttatttttctctctctcttttcatgtACAACTCATTTctctatattaaaatttaatattatgattataAATAGTGATAAACATGAAAGTCATACTTTTCAATtacaatttgtatttttttaaaaaaattgtgttattttattaatattttcaaaaataaaacatgctaataatataataataataataataataaatagcagGATTTGAAGCGGTAAAAATGTTGGGATtgccacttcgttgatgattatAAGTCCAAAGCGAAAGCTTCCTGTGACTTGTGagtattaaatatttaaaaatgctatagtttttatttttaaatgtatttttttaaaaaatagtattaaaaattaaaagaaatatattttaatatatttttaaataaaaaatatttctaaatataatttataccaTTCACGTATGTATGCAATGATGTCCGTGAGTTTCTTATTTccccaaaaaaggaaaaatatcccTTGAAGTCAAAGCTGACACCGACAAGAGATTTTATTTCTACGTCTAAATTCTCGATGACCACTCAAAATCATGTATTtcttttactatatattttttttttatgtttttcatggcGTGTACTGTAAGTTCCTCTCATAGCCCTCTCGAACTCCTTAGAAAAATCTCCCCCTTCTTCATCCTCATCAGTAAGTTAGTAACCCAGAACCATGGCCATGGCCTCGTTGTTTATCTCTTCTTCACCATCTTTTACTCTCCCTCCTAAAACTTACACAAAATATCAAACAGCTTACTTTTTAAAACCCTTTTCTCTCAAAGCTGCTTCCACATCTGTTGATCAACAACCCACAATCTCTTTAGCCGATAAACAGCCCTCCCCCTTTAAGGTAAGAGCAAACCCTGTCCTGGTTTACAATTAGCTTCAAGAAATTTCTGAATTTTCGACTATGGATTCTTGTTGCTTGTTTTAGTTACATTCCTCTGACAACacatttttcttcatcttttttcagGCAAATAGCTGGCAATGGAAATTCCAGGACAAGGTTTTAACTATCTATTATGAAGAACATGGGAAGGAAAGCCCTGAACcaaccaaaaacattttaatgctGCCAAGTATTTCTGATGTTAGCACTGTTGAAGAATGGAGATCGGTAGCTGGGAACATTGTTCAACGAGCCAGTAAAATCAATTGGAGGGCTGTAATTGTTGACTGGCCTGGTTTGGGCTATTCTGATAGGCCTAAACTAGACTACAATGTTGATGTCATGGAGAAATTTCTGACAGACTTCATAAGTGCTCCAGATGGTCCAATGAAGCACTTTGGTGAgttatgattttctttgattATTGTTAGTAATATGGTGCTTCACTCATACTTAAATGAGTTTCTGCAATTAATTCAGGAAATGATTTAGTCATCTTTGGTGGAGGGCATGCACCCACAATTACTCTTTGTGCTGCAAAGAAGGGTTTGGTGAAGCTAGCAGCcattgctgctgttgcaccCACCTGGGCTGGTCCTCTTCCTATTGTGTTTGGTCGAGATTCAACCATGGAAATGAGGTATCACAAATTTCAGTGTAGCTTTTACTTATCCTTGTAGCTTTTAATCAGGAAATGCTGTCAGCTGCTTCTCTGTATTCTATTATAGTTCTAAGATTATAAAACTGATCTCTCCACTTCACTGCTCATGTATGACTTGCCAGGTATGGGCTGCTAAGGGACACCTTAAGGACCCCAGGCGTTGGTTGGATGATGTATAACGTGCTTGTAAGCAACGAGAAGGCAATTGCATCACAGTACAGATCCCATGTCTATGCAAATCCTGACAATGTGACTCCTGATGTTGTTGATAGTAGAATTGCACTGACAAAACGAAAGGGAGCTCGTTACGCTCCTGCTTCTTTCTTGACAGGTCTCCTTGACCCAGTTAAATCCCAGGAGGAATTCCTTGAGCTCTTCGCAGATTTGGATGGAAAAGTACCGGTTCTTGTTGTGTCAACCAAAAGTTCTCCAAAGAGGTCA
This region includes:
- the LOC18099491 gene encoding uncharacterized protein LOC18099491 translates to MAMASLFISSSPSFTLPPKTYTKYQTAYFLKPFSLKAASTSVDQQPTISLADKQPSPFKANSWQWKFQDKVLTIYYEEHGKESPEPTKNILMLPSISDVSTVEEWRSVAGNIVQRASKINWRAVIVDWPGLGYSDRPKLDYNVDVMEKFLTDFISAPDGPMKHFGNDLVIFGGGHAPTITLCAAKKGLVKLAAIAAVAPTWAGPLPIVFGRDSTMEMRYGLLRDTLRTPGVGWMMYNVLVSNEKAIASQYRSHVYANPDNVTPDVVDSRIALTKRKGARYAPASFLTGLLDPVKSQEEFLELFADLDGKVPVLVVSTKSSPKRSKAVMQALKGAKGVSKFVEVPGALLPQEEYPTMIAEELYQFLQENFEFNI